A genome region from Bradyrhizobium commune includes the following:
- a CDS encoding serine hydrolase domain-containing protein, whose amino-acid sequence MQSQAQIDQVLRKTSDAKEIPGVVAIAASGNDVLYQGAFGKRDLSKPDAMTVDSVFWIASMTKAVTSAGAMQLVEQGKLSLDKPIGEVLPDLAKPQVLEGFDAKGAPKLRPAKGAITLRQLMTHTAGFCYDMWNGEFATYLEKTGTPGIITCQNAALKTPIMTDPGTRWEYGTNIDFVGKAVEAASGKKLDAYLRDNLFAPLGMSDTAFKITDNMRKRLVGMHARGEDGQLAAIPFELEQNPEFHMGGGGLYSTAGDYIKFTRMILNKGRGNGNQVLKAETVAMMGQNQMGDLNMTKLKTAAPIYTNDVDLYPEQAKKWGLSFMINTAKTAEGRSAGSLAWAGLANTYYWIDPARDVTGVILMQLLPFADGKCLEAFAGFERGVYAGLDAGAGKKAA is encoded by the coding sequence ATGCAAAGCCAAGCCCAGATCGATCAGGTGCTGCGCAAGACGAGTGACGCCAAGGAGATTCCCGGCGTCGTCGCCATCGCCGCCAGCGGTAACGACGTGCTGTATCAGGGCGCGTTCGGCAAGCGCGATCTGTCGAAGCCGGATGCGATGACAGTGGACAGCGTGTTCTGGATCGCCTCGATGACGAAGGCGGTGACATCAGCCGGTGCCATGCAGCTGGTCGAGCAAGGCAAGCTCTCGCTGGACAAGCCGATCGGCGAGGTGCTGCCCGATCTCGCCAAGCCACAGGTGCTCGAAGGCTTCGACGCCAAGGGCGCGCCGAAGCTGCGACCGGCGAAGGGCGCGATCACGCTCCGCCAGCTCATGACCCACACCGCCGGCTTCTGCTACGACATGTGGAACGGCGAATTTGCCACCTATCTGGAGAAAACCGGCACCCCCGGGATCATCACCTGCCAGAACGCCGCGCTGAAGACGCCGATCATGACCGATCCCGGCACGCGCTGGGAATACGGCACCAACATCGACTTCGTCGGCAAGGCGGTGGAGGCGGCCAGCGGCAAGAAGCTCGATGCCTATCTGCGCGACAATCTCTTTGCGCCGCTCGGAATGTCTGACACCGCCTTCAAGATCACCGACAATATGCGCAAGCGGCTGGTCGGCATGCATGCACGCGGCGAGGACGGCCAGCTTGCTGCGATCCCGTTCGAGCTGGAGCAGAATCCGGAATTCCACATGGGTGGCGGTGGCCTCTATTCGACCGCGGGCGACTATATCAAGTTCACCCGGATGATCCTGAACAAGGGCCGCGGCAACGGCAACCAGGTGCTCAAGGCCGAGACGGTCGCCATGATGGGACAGAACCAGATGGGCGACCTCAACATGACCAAGCTAAAGACGGCCGCGCCGATCTACACCAACGACGTCGATCTCTATCCGGAGCAGGCCAAGAAGTGGGGCCTCAGCTTCATGATCAACACCGCCAAGACCGCGGAGGGCCGCAGCGCCGGCAGCCTCGCCTGGGCGGGCCTTGCCAACACCTATTACTGGATCGACCCGGCGCGCGACGTCACCGGCGTGATCCTGATGCAGCTGTTGCCGTTCGCGGATGGCAAGTGCCTCGAGGCCTTCGCGGGATTCGAACGCGGCGTGTATGCCGGGCTCGATGCGGGGGCCGGGAAGAAGGCGGCGTGA
- a CDS encoding adenosine kinase: MADVKYDVLGIGNALFDVLVKTDEAFLAKHGMTKGSMSLIDEARAAAIYNDMGPATEVSGGSAANTIVGIGSLGARAAYVGKVKDDQIGKLYVHDIRAAGVAFNTPAAKDGPATGCSYILVTGDGERTMNTYLGAAQDLSPADIDPAEIAAAKIVYLEGYLWDPPGAKEAFLKASKIAHEAGRKVALTLSDSFCVGRYRDEFLGLMRNGTADIVFANESELHSLYETSDFDTALKQLRSDVKLGVVTRSEKGCVVVTPTDAVAAPASPIAQLVDTTGAGDLFAAGFLYGLARDLSHKQCGELGALAAAEVIQHIGARPQVSLKELAQQRGLTV, translated from the coding sequence ATGGCTGACGTGAAATATGACGTTCTCGGGATCGGCAACGCGCTGTTCGACGTGCTGGTCAAGACCGACGAAGCTTTCCTCGCCAAGCACGGCATGACCAAGGGCAGCATGTCCCTGATCGACGAGGCGCGGGCCGCCGCCATCTACAACGACATGGGTCCGGCCACCGAAGTCTCGGGGGGATCTGCCGCCAACACCATTGTCGGCATCGGCAGCCTGGGCGCCCGCGCCGCCTATGTCGGCAAGGTCAAGGACGACCAGATCGGCAAGCTCTATGTCCACGACATCCGCGCCGCCGGCGTCGCCTTCAACACGCCTGCCGCCAAGGACGGTCCCGCGACCGGCTGCTCCTACATCCTGGTCACGGGCGACGGCGAGCGCACCATGAACACCTATCTCGGTGCCGCGCAGGATCTGTCCCCTGCCGATATCGATCCGGCCGAGATCGCGGCCGCCAAGATCGTCTATCTTGAAGGCTATCTCTGGGATCCGCCGGGCGCCAAGGAAGCCTTCCTCAAGGCCTCCAAGATTGCTCACGAGGCCGGCCGCAAAGTGGCGCTGACGCTGTCGGACTCCTTCTGCGTCGGCCGCTACCGCGACGAATTCCTTGGGCTGATGCGCAACGGCACTGCCGACATCGTGTTCGCCAACGAGTCGGAGCTGCACTCGCTCTACGAGACGTCCGACTTCGACACCGCGCTCAAGCAGCTGCGCAGCGACGTCAAGCTCGGCGTTGTCACCCGCAGCGAAAAGGGCTGCGTGGTCGTGACGCCGACGGATGCCGTCGCGGCTCCGGCTTCGCCGATCGCGCAACTGGTGGATACCACTGGCGCCGGCGATCTCTTCGCGGCCGGCTTCCTGTACGGCCTCGCGCGCGACCTGTCGCACAAGCAGTGTGGCGAGCTCGGTGCGCTCGCGGCCGCCGAAGTGATCCAGCACATCGGTGCGCGGCCGCAGGTCTCGCTGAAGGAGCTGGCCCAGCAGCGCGGGCTGACGGTCTAG
- the murJ gene encoding murein biosynthesis integral membrane protein MurJ, with protein sequence MIRSFLTVSTGTLASRLLGFARDSLIAALLGTGAVADAFLAAFQLVNVVRRLLSEGALNAALIPAWLRVRDRDGEAAASAFAGRVLGTVSVALIAISIVIALVMPLIITVIAPGFLGSHTLDLAADNARLMLPYLAFAGPVTVLMGLLNAQGRFALTAFSPLLFNIALIAAIAALLLSHADATLAAWTLAATVGVAGLLQLLMLLSQRSAGLATPLRVNFDKEMRGFFAKAIPGMIASSGPQWLMVAGAIIASATPSAVSWLYFANRLIELPLGIVGVAMGTVLVPELTRAVSGGDRDAVAHAESRALELATGLALPATLGLIVLAEPIVRLLFEHGAFGAEDSAATAHALMWLALGLPAHVLIKAQSPAFYARSDTMTPLLATAKGFVVATALAVVLGHFYGASGIAASIAAGAWSSAMSLLRKDTSEFGFSVDATARKRLPRIVLAAAAMGALLWLTAGLVPAEAHGLIRFIVLGVQIAAGTGVYGLLLQFLGAASWREAANALKRPA encoded by the coding sequence ATGATCCGCTCTTTCCTGACAGTTTCGACGGGAACACTGGCCTCGCGGCTGCTGGGCTTTGCCCGCGATTCACTGATTGCCGCACTGTTGGGCACGGGCGCGGTGGCGGACGCATTCCTGGCGGCGTTCCAGCTCGTCAATGTGGTGCGGCGGCTGCTCAGCGAAGGGGCGCTGAACGCGGCGCTGATCCCGGCCTGGCTGCGCGTCCGTGACCGTGATGGAGAGGCCGCCGCTTCCGCCTTCGCGGGACGCGTGCTCGGCACGGTCAGCGTGGCGCTGATCGCGATCTCGATCGTGATTGCGCTCGTCATGCCACTGATCATCACGGTCATCGCGCCCGGCTTTCTCGGCAGCCACACGCTCGATCTCGCCGCCGACAATGCGCGGCTGATGCTGCCCTATCTCGCCTTTGCCGGCCCCGTCACGGTCCTGATGGGATTGCTCAACGCGCAGGGGCGATTTGCGCTCACCGCGTTTTCGCCGCTGCTATTCAACATCGCCCTAATCGCTGCGATCGCGGCGCTGCTCCTCTCGCATGCCGATGCCACCCTCGCCGCGTGGACGCTGGCCGCGACCGTGGGCGTCGCCGGCCTGCTGCAACTGCTGATGCTGCTGTCGCAGCGAAGCGCAGGCCTTGCGACACCGTTGCGCGTCAACTTCGACAAGGAGATGCGCGGCTTCTTTGCCAAGGCGATCCCCGGCATGATCGCCAGCTCTGGCCCGCAATGGCTGATGGTGGCCGGCGCCATCATCGCCTCGGCGACACCGTCCGCCGTGTCATGGCTCTATTTCGCCAACCGCCTGATCGAGCTGCCACTCGGCATCGTCGGCGTCGCCATGGGCACGGTGCTGGTGCCGGAGCTGACGCGCGCGGTCTCTGGCGGCGACCGTGACGCGGTGGCGCATGCGGAATCGCGTGCGCTGGAACTTGCCACCGGGCTCGCGCTGCCGGCAACGCTCGGCCTGATCGTGCTGGCCGAACCGATCGTGCGGCTGTTGTTCGAGCATGGCGCGTTCGGTGCGGAAGACAGCGCGGCCACCGCGCATGCGCTGATGTGGCTGGCGCTCGGCCTGCCGGCGCATGTGCTGATCAAGGCGCAATCGCCGGCCTTCTATGCCCGCAGCGACACCATGACGCCGCTGCTCGCAACGGCCAAAGGCTTTGTGGTGGCGACCGCGCTCGCTGTCGTGCTCGGGCACTTCTATGGTGCAAGCGGGATCGCCGCGAGCATCGCGGCCGGCGCCTGGAGCAGCGCGATGTCGTTGCTTCGGAAGGACACGAGCGAATTCGGCTTCTCGGTCGATGCGACCGCGCGAAAACGGCTGCCGCGGATCGTGCTCGCCGCGGCCGCCATGGGCGCCCTGCTGTGGCTCACCGCGGGCCTCGTGCCGGCGGAAGCCCACGGCCTCATCAGGTTCATCGTGCTGGGCGTGCAGATCGCGGCCGGGACCGGCGTCTACGGCCTCCTCCTGCAATTCCTCGGCGCTGCCTCCTGGCGCGAGGCGGCTAACGCCCTGAAGCGACCCGCCTAG
- the trpS gene encoding tryptophan--tRNA ligase, translating to MPFVERVFSGVQPTGNLHLGNYLGAIVNFVKMQETHNCIYCVVDMHAITQGVDVWGGPAELARNTREVTAAFIASGIDPKKHIVFNQSQVSGHAELAWIFNCVARMGWLGRMTQFKEKAGKDRENASVGLFDYPVLMAADILLYRATHVPVGEDQKQHLELSRDIAQKFNNDFGDSIRSHGANDGLFFPLPEPLIQGPATRVMSLRDGTKKMSKSDASDNSRINLTDDADTIAQKVRKAKTDPEPLPTDEKGLEARPEADNLVGIFAALSGRSKAEVLRDYGGGQFSSFKNALVELCVTKLSPIAGEMKRLVADPGHIDTILNDGADRARAIADETMKQSKDIVGFIRRR from the coding sequence ATGCCATTCGTTGAACGGGTCTTTTCGGGCGTCCAGCCGACCGGCAATCTGCATCTCGGCAACTATCTCGGCGCGATCGTCAACTTCGTGAAGATGCAGGAAACTCACAACTGCATCTATTGCGTCGTCGACATGCACGCGATCACGCAGGGCGTGGACGTCTGGGGCGGCCCGGCCGAACTCGCGCGCAACACCCGCGAGGTGACCGCAGCGTTCATCGCCAGCGGCATCGACCCCAAGAAGCACATCGTGTTCAACCAGAGCCAGGTCTCCGGCCATGCCGAACTCGCCTGGATCTTCAACTGCGTCGCGCGCATGGGCTGGCTCGGCCGCATGACCCAGTTCAAGGAGAAGGCCGGCAAGGACCGCGAGAATGCGTCCGTCGGTCTGTTCGACTATCCCGTGCTGATGGCCGCCGACATCCTGCTGTACCGCGCCACCCACGTGCCGGTCGGCGAGGACCAGAAACAGCACCTCGAGCTGTCGCGCGACATCGCGCAGAAGTTCAACAACGATTTCGGCGACTCGATCCGCAGCCATGGCGCCAATGACGGCCTGTTCTTCCCGCTGCCGGAACCGCTGATCCAGGGCCCGGCAACGCGCGTGATGAGCTTGCGCGACGGCACCAAGAAGATGTCGAAGTCGGACGCATCCGACAATTCGCGCATCAACCTCACCGACGACGCCGACACCATCGCGCAGAAGGTGCGCAAGGCGAAGACCGACCCGGAGCCGCTGCCGACCGACGAGAAGGGCCTGGAAGCGCGCCCCGAGGCCGACAATCTCGTCGGCATCTTTGCCGCGCTCTCCGGCCGCTCCAAGGCCGAGGTGCTGCGCGACTATGGCGGCGGCCAGTTCTCCAGCTTCAAGAACGCGCTGGTCGAGCTGTGCGTCACAAAGCTCTCGCCGATCGCCGGCGAGATGAAGCGCCTCGTCGCCGACCCCGGCCATATCGACACCATCCTGAACGATGGCGCCGACCGGGCCCGCGCCATCGCCGACGAGACCATGAAGCAGAGCAAGGACATCGTCGGCTTCATCCGGCGGCGGTGA
- a CDS encoding NifU family protein: protein MFIQTEATPNPATLKFIPGRVVVDGNPMEFASRESATRSPLAEKLFDVPGVTGVFYGSDFITVTKANGEWQQLKPAILGAIMEHYMSGAPLLADGAAASDVDLDDEDEFFDEADAETVDMIKDLIETRVRPAVANDGGDITFRGFKDGIVYLNMKGACSGCPSSTATLQHGIQNLLKHFVPDVVEVRPM from the coding sequence ATGTTCATTCAAACCGAAGCCACCCCCAATCCCGCCACGCTGAAGTTCATTCCCGGCCGCGTCGTTGTCGACGGCAACCCGATGGAATTTGCCAGCCGCGAATCCGCCACCCGCTCGCCGCTCGCCGAAAAGCTGTTCGACGTGCCCGGCGTCACCGGCGTGTTCTATGGATCGGACTTCATCACCGTGACCAAGGCGAACGGTGAATGGCAGCAGCTCAAGCCCGCGATTCTCGGCGCCATCATGGAGCACTACATGTCCGGCGCGCCGCTGCTCGCGGACGGTGCGGCTGCGAGCGACGTTGATCTCGACGACGAGGACGAGTTCTTCGACGAGGCCGATGCCGAGACGGTCGACATGATCAAGGATCTGATCGAGACCCGCGTGCGGCCGGCAGTCGCCAATGACGGCGGCGACATCACCTTCCGCGGCTTCAAGGACGGCATCGTCTATCTCAACATGAAGGGCGCCTGCTCGGGCTGCCCGTCATCGACCGCGACGCTCCAGCACGGCATCCAGAATTTGCTGAAGCATTTCGTGCCCGACGTGGTCGAAGTCCGGCCGATGTAA
- the tsaB gene encoding tRNA (adenosine(37)-N6)-threonylcarbamoyltransferase complex dimerization subunit type 1 TsaB, whose protein sequence is MLILAIDTALEACAAAVLDTDAGELLAQEQLLMKRGHAEALMPMIARVMQSAGLAFTALDRIAVTVGPGSFTGLRVGISAARGLALAANRPAVGLTTLSAYAAAIIGQSQSAPVISAIDARHDHVYFQIVSGDGSQLARPTVASIDDAIAASQFGAPHLVGNAARILADRWPKNAPQPVAVETQAAPDIGWVAWLGAAADPDTNPARPFYLKAPDAKPAALPPFAQAASS, encoded by the coding sequence ATGCTGATCCTTGCCATCGATACCGCGCTGGAGGCGTGTGCGGCCGCCGTGCTCGACACCGACGCCGGCGAGTTGCTCGCGCAGGAGCAGCTTCTGATGAAGCGCGGCCATGCCGAGGCGCTGATGCCGATGATTGCGCGTGTCATGCAGTCGGCAGGCCTCGCCTTCACGGCACTCGACCGCATCGCCGTGACCGTCGGACCCGGCAGCTTCACCGGACTGCGCGTCGGCATCTCCGCCGCGCGCGGCCTTGCGCTCGCAGCCAATCGGCCGGCCGTCGGACTGACGACACTGTCCGCCTACGCAGCCGCCATCATCGGCCAGAGCCAATCCGCGCCGGTGATCTCGGCGATCGATGCGCGGCACGATCACGTCTATTTCCAGATCGTCTCCGGCGATGGCAGCCAGCTGGCGCGGCCGACCGTCGCCAGCATCGACGACGCCATCGCGGCCTCGCAATTCGGCGCACCACATCTGGTCGGCAATGCCGCAAGGATCCTCGCGGATCGCTGGCCCAAGAACGCGCCACAGCCGGTGGCCGTCGAAACACAGGCTGCACCCGACATCGGTTGGGTCGCATGGCTGGGTGCAGCCGCCGATCCCGACACCAATCCGGCGCGGCCGTTCTATCTGAAGGCGCCCGATGCCAAGCCGGCCGCACTGCCGCCCTTCGCTCAAGCCGCAAGCTCATGA
- the rimI gene encoding ribosomal protein S18-alanine N-acetyltransferase, which produces MMRRFWEWWRGGTASVEPASARDAVRLAQLHGAAFAHGWGEAEFETMLSERNTQVDRLRLGRKTIGFAVSRIGADEAEILSVAVDQTYRGRGLSLALLMTHLGHLAGRGVRTIFLEVEENNQPARRLYARGGFVVVGRRERYYKQPNGEQLNALLMRRDLS; this is translated from the coding sequence ATGATGAGACGGTTTTGGGAATGGTGGCGCGGCGGCACCGCTTCCGTCGAGCCGGCGTCCGCGCGCGATGCCGTGCGGCTGGCGCAGCTGCACGGCGCCGCCTTTGCCCATGGCTGGGGCGAGGCCGAGTTCGAGACCATGCTCAGCGAGCGCAACACGCAGGTCGATCGCTTGCGCCTCGGGCGCAAGACGATCGGCTTTGCGGTGTCGCGGATCGGCGCGGATGAAGCGGAGATATTATCGGTCGCGGTCGATCAGACCTATCGCGGCCGCGGCCTCTCCCTCGCGCTGCTGATGACCCATCTCGGTCACCTCGCAGGACGCGGCGTGCGCACGATCTTTCTGGAGGTCGAGGAGAACAACCAGCCGGCGAGGCGGCTCTATGCGAGAGGTGGATTCGTGGTGGTCGGACGCCGCGAACGCTACTATAAGCAGCCGAACGGGGAACAGTTGAACGCCCTTCTGATGCGACGTGACTTGTCGTAA
- a CDS encoding Fur family transcriptional regulator, giving the protein MTGLKPSSASKATGIEARCAATGMRMTEQRRVIARVLAEAIDHPDVEELYRRCVAVDDKISISTVYRTVKLFEDAGIIERHDFREGRARYETMRDSHHDHLINLRDGKVIEFTSEEIEKLQAEIARKLGYKLVDHRLELYCVPLDDDKPTS; this is encoded by the coding sequence ATGACTGGACTTAAACCTTCCTCCGCATCCAAGGCGACCGGCATCGAGGCGCGCTGTGCCGCCACCGGCATGCGCATGACCGAGCAGCGCCGCGTCATCGCCCGCGTGCTTGCGGAAGCGATCGATCACCCCGACGTCGAGGAATTGTACCGACGCTGTGTCGCCGTCGACGACAAGATCTCGATCTCGACCGTCTATCGCACCGTCAAACTGTTCGAGGATGCCGGCATCATCGAGCGCCACGACTTCCGCGAGGGCCGCGCGCGCTACGAGACGATGCGCGACAGCCACCACGACCATCTCATCAATCTGCGCGACGGCAAGGTGATCGAGTTTACCTCCGAAGAGATCGAAAAACTCCAGGCCGAGATCGCCCGCAAGCTCGGCTACAAACTGGTCGATCACCGACTCGAGCTCTATTGCGTTCCGCTCGACGACGACAAGCCGACGTCTTAA
- a CDS encoding HAD family hydrolase, producing MPIDLIIFDCDGVLVDSEVISCRAHADVLTRHGYPITSEQVLVRFLGVSEKDARRMVEQEIGRSLPDDLEQQVNAATLQFYASDLQPITHVAAAIAAIDLPKCVASSGTPDKIHHGLTCAGLYDLLAPNIFSASQVARGKPAPDLFLFAAKQMKVVPERCVVIEDSVPGVTGARAAGMTVLGFHGGSHCPPGHAERLRAAGAGLTFDDMRQLPELVRQVAADALTG from the coding sequence GTGCCGATAGATCTCATCATCTTCGATTGCGATGGCGTGCTCGTGGACAGCGAGGTGATCTCCTGTCGCGCGCATGCGGACGTGCTGACGCGGCACGGCTATCCGATCACGTCCGAGCAAGTGCTGGTTCGCTTCCTCGGCGTGTCCGAGAAAGACGCACGGCGCATGGTCGAACAGGAAATCGGCCGCAGCCTCCCCGACGATCTCGAGCAGCAGGTCAATGCGGCCACACTGCAATTTTACGCCAGCGACCTGCAACCGATCACCCATGTAGCGGCCGCGATCGCCGCGATCGATCTACCCAAATGCGTCGCATCGAGTGGTACGCCCGACAAGATCCATCACGGCCTGACATGTGCCGGGCTCTACGACCTGCTCGCCCCGAACATCTTTTCCGCGAGCCAGGTCGCGCGCGGCAAGCCCGCGCCCGATCTGTTCCTGTTTGCCGCGAAGCAGATGAAGGTTGTGCCGGAACGTTGTGTCGTGATCGAGGACAGCGTCCCCGGAGTGACCGGCGCACGCGCCGCCGGGATGACCGTGCTGGGCTTTCACGGCGGCAGCCACTGCCCGCCGGGTCACGCCGAAAGGCTGCGCGCCGCAGGCGCCGGATTGACCTTCGACGATATGCGACAACTTCCGGAGCTGGTCCGGCAGGTCGCAGCGGACGCCCTGACGGGCTGA
- the miaB gene encoding tRNA (N6-isopentenyl adenosine(37)-C2)-methylthiotransferase MiaB — MTPPRKLHIKSYGCQMNVYDAQRMVDTLAPEGFVETANAEDADLVILNTCHIREKASEKVYSELGRLRVAKDEAAREGRAMQIAVAGCVAQAEGEEIVRRAPVVDVVVGPQSYHHLPELLKRAGDKGRAIETEFPAADKFGFLAQPKPEAIRARGISAFVTVQEGCDKFCTFCVVPYTRGAEVSRPVAKIIDDVKRLADNGVRELTLIGQNVNAYHGEGPDGTDWGLGKLLERLAKIPGIARLRYSTSHPRDVDDSLIAAHRELGELMPFVHLPVQSGSDRILAAMNRKHTADDYRRVIDRFRRARQDIAFSSDFIVGFPGESEQDFLATLALVTQIGYAAAYSFKYSARPGTPAADMQETVSPAEMDQRLERLQELIDSQQSAFNKAAIGSTVDVLFERPARKDGQIVGRTAFLQPAHVMASPDIIGQILPVRIDSLERYSFLGELATPHGARESALSSIATGA; from the coding sequence ATGACGCCGCCGCGCAAGCTGCACATCAAATCATATGGCTGCCAGATGAATGTCTACGATGCCCAGCGCATGGTGGACACGCTGGCCCCGGAAGGATTCGTGGAGACGGCGAACGCCGAGGACGCCGACCTCGTCATCCTCAACACCTGCCACATCCGCGAGAAGGCCTCCGAAAAGGTCTATTCCGAGCTCGGTCGGCTGCGCGTCGCCAAGGACGAGGCCGCGCGCGAGGGCCGCGCGATGCAGATCGCCGTCGCCGGCTGCGTGGCGCAGGCTGAAGGCGAGGAGATCGTGCGCCGCGCGCCGGTGGTCGATGTCGTGGTCGGCCCGCAGAGCTATCATCATCTGCCGGAATTGCTGAAGCGCGCCGGCGATAAAGGCCGCGCGATCGAGACCGAATTTCCGGCCGCAGACAAGTTCGGCTTCCTCGCCCAGCCGAAACCCGAGGCGATCCGCGCGCGCGGCATCTCCGCTTTCGTCACGGTGCAGGAAGGCTGCGACAAGTTCTGCACCTTCTGCGTCGTGCCCTACACGCGCGGCGCCGAAGTCTCGCGACCCGTGGCGAAGATCATCGACGACGTGAAGCGGCTCGCCGACAACGGCGTGCGCGAGCTCACGCTGATCGGGCAGAACGTCAACGCCTATCACGGCGAGGGGCCGGACGGGACAGACTGGGGGCTCGGCAAATTGCTCGAGCGCCTGGCGAAAATTCCCGGCATCGCACGGCTGCGCTATTCGACCAGCCATCCCCGCGACGTCGATGACAGTTTGATTGCAGCCCATCGCGAACTCGGCGAGCTGATGCCGTTCGTGCACCTGCCGGTGCAGTCGGGTTCGGACCGGATTCTCGCCGCCATGAACCGGAAACATACCGCCGATGATTATCGCCGTGTCATCGACCGTTTCCGCAGAGCGCGCCAAGACATTGCTTTTTCATCAGATTTTATCGTCGGCTTCCCCGGCGAGAGCGAGCAAGATTTTCTCGCCACCCTCGCGCTTGTCACGCAAATCGGCTACGCTGCGGCGTATTCGTTCAAATACTCCGCCCGGCCGGGAACGCCGGCCGCGGATATGCAGGAGACGGTGTCCCCCGCCGAGATGGACCAGCGATTGGAGCGGCTCCAGGAACTGATCGACAGCCAGCAATCGGCCTTCAACAAGGCTGCGATTGGCTCAACGGTCGACGTGCTGTTCGAACGTCCGGCGCGCAAGGACGGCCAGATCGTGGGCCGCACTGCTTTCCTCCAACCTGCGCATGTGATGGCCTCGCCCGACATCATCGGACAGATCCTGCCGGTGCGGATCGACAGCCTCGAACGCTACAGTTTCCTCGGCGAGCTCGCCACGCCACACGGTGCACGCGAGTCCGCTTTATCATCCATCGCCACTGGAGCCTGA
- a CDS encoding PhoH family protein: protein MQVPPETQVVIDFDDNRAASALVGPYGQNLAQIERRLGVVVDSKGNHITIGGTRDGCDAARRVLETLYAHAVKGQDVDQGEVEGAIRAVIAQGSLFEFDAKSAKSTFDSINLRKRPVRARTAAQDSYIRALKRHELVFGIGPAGTGKTWLAVAHAAQLFERKEVDKIILSRPAVEAGERLGFLPGDLREKVDPYLRPIYDALYDLMDARIVERALQTGEIEIAPLAFMRGRTLTNAAIILDEAQNTTSMQMKMFLTRLGENSRMIVTGDPSQIDLPNGQTSGLAEATKLLGGVEGIAQVHFKAEDVIRHELVARIVAAYEGAPQRPPAGTKS from the coding sequence ATGCAAGTTCCGCCCGAGACCCAGGTCGTCATCGACTTCGACGACAACCGCGCCGCATCCGCGCTGGTCGGCCCCTACGGCCAGAACCTGGCGCAGATCGAGCGCCGGCTTGGTGTCGTCGTCGATTCCAAGGGCAATCACATCACCATCGGCGGCACCCGCGACGGCTGCGATGCGGCGCGGCGCGTGCTGGAGACACTCTATGCCCATGCGGTGAAGGGGCAGGATGTCGACCAGGGCGAGGTCGAAGGCGCGATCCGCGCGGTGATCGCGCAGGGCTCGCTGTTCGAATTCGACGCCAAGTCAGCGAAGTCGACCTTCGACAGCATTAACCTGCGCAAGCGCCCGGTCCGCGCGCGCACGGCCGCGCAGGACTCCTACATCCGTGCGCTGAAGCGCCATGAGCTGGTGTTCGGCATTGGACCTGCCGGCACCGGCAAGACCTGGCTTGCGGTCGCGCATGCCGCGCAGCTGTTCGAGCGCAAGGAGGTCGACAAGATCATCCTGTCGCGTCCCGCGGTCGAAGCCGGCGAACGGCTCGGCTTCCTGCCCGGTGACCTCCGCGAGAAGGTCGATCCTTATCTGCGTCCGATCTACGACGCGCTCTACGATTTGATGGACGCCCGCATCGTCGAGCGCGCGCTCCAGACCGGCGAGATCGAGATCGCGCCGCTCGCCTTCATGCGCGGCCGCACGCTGACCAATGCCGCCATCATCCTGGACGAGGCGCAGAACACGACATCGATGCAGATGAAGATGTTCCTGACGCGTCTCGGCGAAAACAGCCGGATGATCGTGACCGGCGACCCCTCGCAGATCGACCTGCCGAACGGCCAGACCTCGGGCCTCGCGGAGGCGACCAAGCTCTTGGGTGGCGTCGAAGGCATTGCACAAGTTCATTTCAAAGCCGAAGACGTGATCCGCCACGAGCTCGTGGCGCGGATCGTCGCCGCCTATGAAGGGGCGCCGCAGCGGCCGCCCGCCGGCACCAAATCCTGA